A region of Nostoc flagelliforme CCNUN1 DNA encodes the following proteins:
- a CDS encoding DUF1345 domain-containing protein: protein MSGLLFGHSLLSHLDSKTRLGLTIMLAMTVFLRLPTTINLANRILTAWILGVFCFLTLVVLMMCSATPQKTRYRAQRQEAQHLAIFILVVITACTSIFAIGLMQAINDNKNISESTLAVEIALSLVAVICSWFLTHTMFALHYATCYYHPDFLNEEIGYVGGLSFPGDELPDYWDFMYFSFTIGMTAQTSDISLPAFGMRRLAIGHGMISFFFYMVILASSVNVASGLI, encoded by the coding sequence ATGAGTGGTCTTTTATTTGGGCATAGTTTGCTCTCGCATTTAGATTCAAAAACCCGCCTGGGGCTAACTATTATGTTGGCAATGACAGTTTTTTTACGACTGCCAACTACCATAAATTTAGCCAATCGCATCCTCACAGCTTGGATTTTAGGAGTTTTCTGCTTTTTGACATTAGTAGTATTAATGATGTGCAGTGCAACTCCCCAAAAAACGCGTTATCGCGCTCAACGTCAAGAAGCTCAACATTTAGCTATTTTTATTTTAGTAGTCATTACTGCCTGTACAAGTATCTTTGCGATTGGGCTAATGCAAGCAATTAACGACAACAAAAATATTTCTGAATCTACCTTAGCAGTGGAAATTGCGCTGTCTTTAGTCGCTGTGATCTGTTCTTGGTTTCTGACTCACACTATGTTTGCGCTTCACTATGCCACCTGCTACTACCATCCAGATTTCTTGAACGAGGAGATAGGATATGTTGGCGGTTTGAGTTTTCCAGGGGATGAGTTACCTGACTACTGGGACTTTATGTATTTCTCCTTCACCATAGGCATGACAGCTCAAACTTCAGATATTTCGCTTCCAGCCTTCGGAATGCGAAGGCTTGCTATAGGACATGGAATGATTTCTTTTTTCTTCTACATGGTGATTTTAGCTTCGAGTGTGAATGTGGCATCGGGGCTGATTTAA
- a CDS encoding manganese efflux pump yields the protein MHILSALLLAIAVNVDNFAVGIAYGIKKLQIGWLTNLFIGLISAAGTYLAISVGNDIRNYLSVNVANVLGSFILIAVGIWSIWKTLKRQRRKVRMRQEMSFLVAAGSNRAISNSSHGDLSQEFSQEFLQEFSYEKFLEHPEKADVDRSGYIDVQESIALAFGLTLNNLGSGLGGGISNLNVVITTFLVFILSLLGISGGYFLGDRFTTKISGLWAGILSTSLVIITGVYEYFLIP from the coding sequence ATGCATATCCTATCTGCTTTATTACTTGCGATCGCGGTTAACGTCGATAATTTTGCGGTTGGTATCGCTTACGGAATTAAAAAACTCCAAATCGGCTGGCTTACTAACCTATTTATTGGTTTAATTTCCGCAGCCGGCACATATCTGGCGATTTCCGTCGGGAATGACATTAGAAATTACTTGTCTGTAAATGTCGCCAATGTATTGGGTAGCTTTATCTTGATAGCCGTCGGAATTTGGAGTATTTGGAAAACACTCAAACGCCAACGTCGAAAAGTCAGGATGCGTCAAGAAATGAGTTTTTTAGTTGCAGCAGGTTCAAACCGGGCCATATCTAATAGCTCCCACGGCGATTTATCACAAGAATTTTCTCAAGAATTCTTGCAAGAGTTTTCTTACGAAAAATTCTTGGAACATCCTGAAAAAGCAGATGTAGACCGCTCAGGTTATATTGATGTGCAAGAATCTATTGCTCTGGCGTTTGGCTTGACTCTCAATAATCTAGGTTCGGGATTGGGTGGTGGAATTTCTAACTTAAATGTGGTTATTACGACCTTTTTAGTTTTTATCCTCAGCTTATTGGGAATATCAGGCGGGTACTTTCTAGGCGATCGCTTTACGACCAAGATATCTGGACTTTGGGCTGGTATCCTTTCAACATCTCTGGTTATCATCACTGGGGTGTATGAATATTTCCTTATACCTTAG
- a CDS encoding DUF1345 domain-containing protein yields MEFGILFSLIENSKPRLLLSLVLAGVVFMLISPASLEFRLLAAWDTGILCFLILVGLMMIGANHEQTRDRAQRQEIDHLAIFILVVFIAFASLFIIAAVLAKHKDTFTAEVGLSIVAIICSWLLMHTTFVLHYAAFYYRKHSFAPEAEYIGGLDFSSGEPPDYLDFMYFTFTLGMTSQTSDTALVSSAMRRLALGHTVMSFFFYSVILTLTISIISGLM; encoded by the coding sequence ATGGAATTTGGCATTTTATTTAGTCTGATTGAAAATTCTAAACCTCGTTTGCTGTTATCGTTGGTACTGGCCGGGGTCGTTTTTATGTTGATATCGCCTGCAAGCTTGGAATTTCGCCTGCTTGCCGCTTGGGATACGGGAATTTTATGTTTTCTAATACTAGTAGGTTTAATGATGATTGGCGCGAATCATGAACAGACACGCGATCGCGCACAGCGACAGGAAATTGACCATTTGGCAATTTTTATTTTGGTTGTTTTTATAGCTTTTGCTAGTTTGTTTATTATTGCAGCAGTGCTAGCAAAACATAAAGATACCTTTACTGCTGAGGTTGGGCTGTCCATAGTGGCAATTATCTGCTCTTGGCTGCTGATGCACACTACTTTTGTGCTGCATTATGCCGCATTTTATTACCGTAAGCATTCCTTTGCTCCAGAGGCAGAATATATAGGAGGGCTAGATTTCTCCAGTGGAGAACCGCCTGACTATTTGGACTTTATGTATTTCACATTTACTCTGGGTATGACTTCCCAGACTTCGGACACAGCGCTTGTCAGTTCTGCCATGCGACGACTAGCTTTAGGACATACAGTGATGTCATTCTTTTTCTACAGCGTCATTCTCACACTAACGATCAGCATTATTTCTGGACTGATGTAA
- a CDS encoding ParB N-terminal domain-containing protein: MSFIAIDRVSIQPNRRPLNDRKVAELMQSIKANGLLNPITIDQNFNLIAGLHRLTACKLLGLEQIEYRIMTYEDVDHARLAEIDENLIRNELEVLERSELWLERDQILERIGLRAQSGENQYTKKGGESISPPGKTTVQLAQEAGYNKRTYQLGKQIAKNIDPEVKEVIKKTPVAKSHSTLLKIARAGSKEREQAEQAEQKAQEAKRQQKQEEMETQAKLAAEARIKLKEQQLIVLQSSTAQKQAKQCIKSAKPQVEKKSMQLQFYQRQS, from the coding sequence ATGTCCTTTATTGCCATTGATAGGGTTAGTATCCAGCCCAACAGGCGTCCTCTGAACGACCGAAAAGTTGCTGAGTTGATGCAATCTATTAAGGCAAACGGACTCTTGAACCCTATAACCATCGATCAAAATTTCAATCTGATTGCAGGACTGCACCGCCTAACTGCTTGCAAGCTCTTGGGGCTGGAACAGATTGAATACCGGATTATGACTTATGAGGACGTAGACCATGCCAGATTGGCTGAAATCGATGAAAACCTCATTCGTAATGAACTAGAAGTCTTAGAACGATCTGAACTCTGGCTAGAGAGAGACCAAATCTTAGAGCGGATAGGTCTGCGTGCTCAATCTGGAGAGAACCAATACACCAAAAAAGGGGGTGAATCAATTTCACCCCCTGGTAAAACGACAGTACAACTAGCTCAAGAGGCAGGTTATAACAAGCGGACATATCAATTAGGAAAGCAAATTGCTAAAAATATTGACCCAGAAGTTAAAGAGGTGATTAAGAAAACACCTGTTGCCAAGAGTCACTCCACTTTGTTAAAAATAGCCAGAGCAGGTAGTAAAGAGCGCGAGCAAGCAGAACAGGCAGAACAAAAAGCACAAGAAGCGAAGCGTCAGCAAAAGCAAGAAGAAATGGAAACACAAGCCAAGTTAGCAGCAGAGGCTAGAATCAAGCTTAAGGAACAGCAATTGATTGTACTACAAAGCTCTACTGCTCAAAAGCAGGCAAAACAGTGTATAAAATCTGCTAAACCACAAGTTGAAAAAAAATCAATGCAACTCCAATTCTACCAAAGGCAGAGTTAG